The following coding sequences are from one Paenibacillus stellifer window:
- the yaaA gene encoding S4 domain-containing protein YaaA: MKKIVIHSGYIKLDSFLKLADCVSTGGMAKALLQEGLVAVNGEREERRGRKLYPGDKVEVQGEGVFEVEGETSEA, translated from the coding sequence ATGAAAAAAATAGTTATCCACAGTGGATATATCAAGCTGGATTCGTTCCTGAAGCTGGCGGATTGTGTATCCACAGGCGGGATGGCGAAGGCGCTGCTGCAGGAAGGGCTTGTAGCCGTGAATGGAGAACGGGAAGAGCGCCGGGGAAGAAAGCTGTATCCCGGGGACAAGGTGGAGGTTCAAGGCGAAGGTGTGTTTGAGGTGGAAGGCGAAACGAGCGAGGCTTAA
- a CDS encoding HD-GYP domain-containing protein gives MPNISVMEAKPGLIINKDVITPLGGTLFEKGKVLLPRDMEILEAFFIDHLEVDGAEEESGAVEASKSADKVGTKPAIGTVTRSQSPLHDEYDKMLALIKRCYSSAAAGGLPILELRSGTEALIAQIKDYHVLNFTPRHIVERDYVYHHAVMSALTSYKIAQWCGYPQRDWLQAAFAGLLHDIGNVKVDPAVLNNPGTLTAAERNEMRRHTTYGYQILRNVTAINEGVRLAALQHHEKVDGSGYPLRLQGSQIHFYAKIVAVADIFHAMTLERIYKKAQSPYLVLEQIQKEGFGKLDPAIVQTFINKTTEFHNGTKVRLNDGGRGEIIFSDRSNPTRPMVNVNGRIINLASSRELYIQEIIH, from the coding sequence ATGCCAAATATCTCGGTAATGGAAGCGAAGCCGGGCTTGATAATAAACAAAGATGTCATTACGCCTCTCGGTGGAACCCTGTTTGAAAAAGGAAAAGTTCTGCTGCCCAGGGATATGGAGATTCTGGAAGCATTCTTCATTGACCATTTGGAAGTGGATGGTGCGGAGGAAGAGAGCGGAGCGGTGGAAGCTTCGAAGAGCGCAGACAAAGTTGGAACGAAGCCGGCAATCGGAACCGTAACCCGCAGCCAGTCTCCTCTTCATGATGAGTATGACAAGATGCTGGCGTTGATCAAGCGCTGTTACAGCTCTGCTGCCGCCGGAGGTCTGCCGATTCTGGAGCTGCGCAGTGGAACAGAAGCGCTCATTGCTCAAATCAAGGATTATCATGTGCTCAATTTTACTCCGCGTCATATCGTCGAACGGGATTATGTATACCACCATGCGGTAATGTCTGCTCTAACCTCTTACAAAATCGCCCAGTGGTGCGGCTACCCTCAGAGGGATTGGCTTCAGGCTGCTTTTGCAGGGCTCTTGCATGACATCGGCAATGTGAAAGTAGATCCGGCCGTTCTGAATAATCCAGGGACTCTTACAGCGGCGGAACGGAATGAGATGCGCAGACATACGACCTATGGCTATCAGATTCTTCGGAATGTCACGGCAATCAATGAAGGCGTCAGACTTGCAGCGCTTCAGCACCATGAGAAGGTGGACGGGTCCGGATATCCGCTCCGGCTTCAGGGCAGTCAAATTCATTTCTATGCCAAAATCGTGGCGGTGGCCGATATTTTTCATGCGATGACGCTGGAACGTATTTATAAAAAAGCGCAGTCGCCTTATCTGGTGCTGGAACAGATCCAGAAGGAAGGCTTCGGCAAGTTGGATCCGGCTATCGTTCAGACTTTTATCAATAAAACTACGGAGTTTCATAATGGAACGAAAGTTCGGCTCAATGATGGCGGCAGAGGCGAGATCATATTCTCCGACCGCAGTAACCCGACTCGTCCGATGGTGAATGTAAACGGCCGAATCATTAACTTGGCAAGCTCGCGCGAGCTGTATATTCAAGAGATCATACACTAA
- the dnaN gene encoding DNA polymerase III subunit beta yields the protein MKISILKNELNESIQHVSKAISSRTTIPILTGIKLEVTHQGVTLTASDTDISIQSFIPTEDENQQIVQVDRPGSVVLPAKFFVEIIKKLPSKEIQMEVKEGFHTFISSGATEIQMVGLDPEEFPVLPNIEGNETISLPGDLLKNMIKQTAFSISTQETTPILTGILWNLAEGEFKFIATDRHRLATRAAKLEGTEDVKFSNVVIAGKTLNELSKIIPDQNMLIDIVVADNQVLFKLDRVLFYTRILDGVYPDTSRIIPTVYKTELTLETKKLSESIDRAYLLSREEKTNIVRLQTLEQGGIEISSSSSELGKVREELDLIDFKGEPLKISFNSKYMLDVLKVIDSEQLTIAFTGMMSPIILKPLDESQALYVILPYRTTN from the coding sequence ATGAAAATCAGCATTCTTAAAAATGAGCTCAACGAATCCATCCAGCATGTATCGAAGGCCATATCCAGCCGTACAACCATTCCGATTCTTACCGGTATCAAGCTGGAGGTTACGCATCAGGGCGTTACCTTGACTGCAAGCGATACGGATATTTCCATCCAATCGTTCATTCCAACCGAGGATGAGAACCAGCAGATCGTGCAAGTGGACAGACCCGGCAGCGTAGTGCTGCCAGCCAAATTTTTCGTTGAAATCATTAAGAAGCTGCCGTCCAAAGAAATTCAGATGGAGGTCAAGGAAGGCTTCCACACCTTTATCTCTTCCGGAGCGACGGAAATTCAGATGGTGGGCCTCGATCCGGAAGAGTTCCCGGTACTGCCGAACATTGAGGGCAACGAAACCATCTCGCTGCCAGGCGATCTATTGAAGAATATGATCAAGCAGACGGCTTTCTCCATTTCGACTCAGGAGACTACGCCAATCTTAACCGGTATTCTGTGGAATCTGGCCGAAGGCGAATTCAAATTCATCGCGACAGACCGCCACCGGCTGGCCACAAGAGCCGCCAAATTGGAAGGAACCGAGGACGTCAAATTCAGCAATGTCGTCATTGCCGGCAAGACGCTGAACGAGCTGAGCAAAATCATCCCCGACCAGAATATGCTGATCGATATTGTCGTGGCTGATAATCAGGTGCTGTTCAAGCTTGACCGCGTGCTGTTCTACACCCGTATTCTGGACGGTGTCTATCCGGATACTTCTAGAATTATTCCGACCGTGTACAAAACAGAACTGACGCTGGAAACAAAAAAATTAAGCGAATCGATCGACCGGGCTTATTTGCTGTCCCGCGAGGAAAAAACGAATATCGTCCGTCTTCAGACGCTGGAACAGGGCGGTATTGAAATCTCCTCCAGCTCCTCTGAGCTTGGCAAGGTGCGGGAAGAACTCGATCTCATTGATTTTAAGGGAGAGCCGCTGAAAATCTCGTTCAACTCCAAATATATGCTGGACGTGCTTAAAGTAATCGACAGCGAACAGCTGACGATTGCTTTTACCGGAATGATGAGCCCGATTATTTTAAAACCGCTGGATGAGAGTCAGGCATTGTATGTCATTCTGCCGTATCGCACAACAAATTAA
- the recF gene encoding DNA replication/repair protein RecF (All proteins in this family for which functions are known are DNA-binding proteins that assist the filamentation of RecA onto DNA for the initiation of recombination or recombinational repair.) yields MFVNRISLRHYRNYEALMLEGLGDVNLILGQNAQGKTNLVEALYCLAMTKSHRTSKDRELIAFNAPDGAAHIEAEVTRKYGNLKLELAYSLQGKKAKINGLEQRRLSEFIGSLNVVMFAPEDLEIVKGSPGIRRRFLDMEIGQVQPGYLFHLQQYQKVLLQRGNLLKQLWGKKDGGGAMLEIWDAQLAEHGVKIVKKRKQFIKKLQIWAEEIHRGITNGGEELKLRYIPSFGEREEEDEAVLLDKFMLKLSQTREQEIRRGMTLTGPHRDDLSFFINSREASVYGSQGQQRTTALSLKLAEIELIHEEIGEYPVLLLDDVLSELDPYRQTQLIETFQSKVQTFITATGIESLNADRLKGACQFQVHGGRIDS; encoded by the coding sequence GTGTTTGTGAACCGAATAAGCCTTCGCCATTACCGCAATTACGAAGCGCTGATGCTGGAGGGACTTGGGGATGTCAATCTCATTCTCGGGCAGAACGCGCAGGGCAAAACGAACCTTGTCGAAGCGCTCTACTGCCTGGCGATGACCAAAAGCCACCGGACTTCCAAGGACCGGGAATTGATCGCATTTAACGCTCCGGACGGAGCCGCCCATATAGAAGCCGAAGTGACCCGGAAATACGGGAATCTGAAGCTTGAGCTGGCCTATTCGCTGCAGGGGAAGAAAGCCAAGATCAATGGCCTGGAGCAGCGCCGGCTGAGCGAATTTATCGGTTCGCTGAATGTGGTCATGTTTGCTCCGGAGGATCTCGAAATTGTGAAGGGATCTCCGGGAATCCGGCGCCGGTTCCTGGATATGGAGATCGGGCAGGTTCAGCCGGGCTATCTGTTTCATCTGCAGCAGTATCAGAAGGTGCTTCTCCAGCGGGGGAATCTGCTGAAGCAGCTGTGGGGCAAGAAGGATGGCGGCGGGGCCATGCTGGAAATTTGGGACGCCCAACTGGCAGAGCATGGTGTTAAAATCGTCAAAAAAAGGAAACAATTCATTAAGAAGCTGCAGATCTGGGCAGAGGAGATCCACAGGGGAATTACGAACGGCGGAGAAGAGCTGAAGCTGCGGTATATTCCCTCCTTCGGGGAGCGCGAAGAGGAAGATGAAGCTGTCTTATTGGACAAATTTATGTTAAAGTTATCACAAACACGTGAACAGGAAATCCGCCGTGGCATGACGCTGACGGGCCCTCACCGGGATGATTTATCTTTCTTTATCAACAGCCGGGAGGCGTCAGTATACGGCTCGCAGGGACAGCAGCGCACGACTGCTCTCTCCCTGAAGCTTGCCGAAATCGAACTGATTCACGAGGAAATCGGAGAGTATCCCGTTCTGCTGCTGGATGATGTTCTGTCGGAGCTTGATCCGTACCGTCAGACGCAGCTGATCGAAACCTTTCAAAGCAAAGTGCAAACGTTCATTACGGCGACAGGGATCGAAAGCCTGAACGCCGATAGACTAAAAGGCGCCTGCCAGTTTCAAGTCCATGGAGGAAGAATCGATTCTTAA
- the gyrA gene encoding DNA gyrase subunit A gives MAEQNNPQIRDRDIGTEMRESFMDYAMSIIVSRALPDVRDGLKPVHRRILYAMSELGMSPDKPYKKSARIVGEVIGKYHPHGDSAVYETMVRMAQDFSMRYMLVDGHGNFGSIDGDMAAAMRYTEARLSKIAMEMLRDLNKETVDFNPNYDGEEQEPDVLPARFPNLLVNGVGGIAVGMATNIPPHNLGEVVDGVQAMIKNPDITPMELMEYIKGPDFPTGGFILGREGIRQAYRTGRGSVTMRAKATIEDNNGKARIVVNELPYQVNKARLVEKIAELVREKRVDGITDLRDESDRNGMRVVVEVRRDVNPNVVLNNLYKHTAMQSTFGINMLAIVDKEPKILNLRDVLYHYLQHQIIVIRRRTEYDLKKAEARAHILEGLRIALDNLDEVIALIRASRTVDIAREGLISTFDLSVEQAQAILDMRMQRLTGLERDKIENEYNELLAKIAEYKAILADETLVLEIISNELQEIRERFGDDRRTEITIGEESILDEDLIPREEVVITVTHTGYIKRLPVTTYRSQKRGGRGVIGMDTKEQDFVEHLFVSNSHNYLMFFTDKGKVYRIKAYEIPELGRAARGTPIINLIQIEQGEKISAVIQIEETDSDKYLFFATREGIVKKTPLEDYNNIRKGGLIAINLREEDELIDVKLTDGKQKLILGTADGMSITFSEEDVRSMGRSATGVKGITLDDKDHVIGMDCIDKELDVLIVTANGYGKRTPASDYRLQTRGGKGIKTINLTEKNGRVVSLKVVKQEEDLMIITTGGTLIRMSMDGISTMGRYAQGVKLINTRDDDSVSTVCRTDKSEEENEDEESVEGESNASVEPEMASDETHSDDEGSEE, from the coding sequence ATGGCTGAACAAAATAACCCTCAAATCAGGGATAGGGACATCGGTACCGAGATGCGCGAATCCTTCATGGATTACGCAATGAGCATCATTGTCAGCCGTGCGCTTCCTGATGTGCGGGACGGACTTAAGCCGGTGCATCGCCGTATTCTGTACGCGATGTCGGAACTCGGCATGTCCCCTGACAAGCCTTACAAGAAGTCAGCGAGAATCGTGGGCGAGGTTATCGGTAAATATCATCCGCACGGCGACTCGGCCGTATATGAGACGATGGTCCGGATGGCACAGGACTTCTCCATGCGGTATATGCTCGTTGACGGCCACGGGAACTTTGGCTCGATCGACGGCGACATGGCTGCGGCAATGCGTTATACGGAGGCGCGCCTTTCCAAGATTGCGATGGAAATGCTGCGCGATTTAAATAAAGAAACCGTTGACTTTAACCCGAACTATGATGGCGAGGAACAGGAGCCGGATGTGCTTCCTGCCCGTTTCCCGAACCTTCTGGTCAATGGTGTCGGCGGTATTGCCGTCGGTATGGCCACCAATATTCCGCCGCATAACCTTGGTGAGGTTGTCGACGGTGTGCAGGCCATGATCAAGAATCCGGACATCACACCGATGGAACTGATGGAATACATCAAAGGACCGGATTTCCCGACAGGCGGATTCATTCTGGGCCGTGAGGGAATTCGTCAGGCTTATCGTACGGGACGCGGTTCGGTAACGATGCGCGCGAAGGCTACTATTGAGGACAACAATGGTAAGGCACGGATTGTCGTCAACGAGCTTCCTTACCAGGTTAATAAGGCGCGCCTTGTGGAGAAGATCGCCGAGCTGGTTCGCGAGAAACGGGTTGACGGCATTACGGACCTGCGCGACGAATCCGACCGTAACGGAATGCGCGTCGTGGTGGAGGTTCGCCGCGATGTGAATCCGAATGTTGTGCTGAACAACCTGTATAAGCATACGGCGATGCAGTCGACCTTCGGTATTAACATGCTGGCCATTGTCGACAAAGAGCCGAAGATATTGAATCTGCGCGACGTGCTGTACCATTATCTGCAGCATCAAATCATCGTCATCCGCCGGCGGACCGAGTACGATCTCAAGAAGGCGGAAGCCCGGGCTCATATTCTGGAAGGCTTGCGTATTGCCCTTGATAATCTGGATGAGGTCATCGCACTGATCCGGGCGTCGAGAACCGTAGATATCGCACGCGAGGGACTCATTTCGACCTTCGATCTTAGTGTTGAGCAGGCCCAGGCGATTCTGGATATGCGGATGCAGCGTCTGACCGGTCTGGAACGCGACAAGATCGAGAATGAGTATAATGAGCTGCTCGCCAAAATTGCGGAATATAAAGCCATTCTGGCTGATGAGACGCTTGTTCTCGAGATTATCAGCAACGAGCTGCAGGAAATCCGTGAACGGTTTGGCGATGACCGCCGGACTGAGATCACGATCGGAGAAGAGAGCATCCTCGACGAGGACCTTATTCCACGCGAAGAAGTTGTAATTACGGTAACGCATACCGGCTACATCAAGCGTCTCCCGGTAACGACTTACCGGAGCCAGAAGCGCGGCGGACGAGGCGTTATAGGAATGGACACCAAGGAACAGGACTTTGTGGAGCATCTCTTTGTGAGCAATTCCCACAACTATCTCATGTTCTTCACCGATAAAGGCAAGGTCTACCGGATCAAAGCCTATGAAATACCGGAGCTTGGCCGCGCCGCTCGGGGAACTCCGATTATCAATCTGATTCAGATTGAACAAGGGGAGAAGATCAGCGCCGTCATCCAGATCGAGGAGACCGACAGCGACAAGTATTTATTCTTCGCCACCCGCGAGGGCATCGTGAAGAAGACGCCGCTTGAGGATTACAATAATATCCGCAAAGGCGGCCTGATCGCGATCAATCTTCGTGAAGAAGACGAGCTGATTGATGTGAAGCTTACAGACGGTAAGCAGAAGCTGATTCTCGGGACCGCGGACGGTATGTCCATTACCTTCTCGGAAGAAGATGTGCGTTCCATGGGAAGAAGCGCTACCGGGGTTAAAGGCATCACGCTCGATGACAAAGACCATGTGATTGGGATGGATTGCATCGACAAGGAATTGGACGTGCTGATCGTAACCGCTAACGGATACGGCAAACGTACCCCTGCATCGGACTATCGCCTGCAGACCCGCGGTGGCAAGGGGATCAAGACCATTAATCTCACAGAGAAGAATGGCCGTGTTGTCAGCCTCAAGGTCGTCAAGCAGGAAGAAGATTTGATGATTATCACAACCGGCGGTACGCTGATTCGAATGAGCATGGATGGCATCTCTACAATGGGACGTTATGCACAGGGCGTGAAGCTGATCAATACAAGAGACGATGACTCCGTGTCGACCGTTTGCCGTACTGATAAGAGCGAAGAGGAGAACGAGGATGAAGAATCCGTTGAAGGCGAGTCTAACGCATCAGTAGAACCGGAAATGGCATCGGATGAAACTCACAGTGATGATGAAGGTTCTGAAGAATAA
- a CDS encoding YheC/YheD family protein: MRIQRVASKWAKTEVMMANRSLAPYIPETRKFDDVSLSDMLLTYETVYIKPDHGTYGNGVMRAELRSLSSASKSGDLTKSESENIELVQKSVYILRYGTQAKVFRSVEELHRAISDRIGSRLYIIQKGIDLLKYKKRPFDLRVLVQSTPQGNWETTGLLTRMAAPQKIITNYHSGGQVLAPHEPLGSHMSAGELERTLKKLANLGVRVGSGMQSAYPGIRELGLDVAIDNHHEIWIIEINTMPSLIAFKKFSDPSTYRKIRRYASHYGRSGFSPDSSLRRHPPV; this comes from the coding sequence ATGAGAATTCAGCGGGTCGCCAGCAAATGGGCCAAGACGGAAGTCATGATGGCAAACCGCTCGCTGGCACCTTATATTCCAGAAACCCGTAAGTTTGACGACGTATCGCTGAGCGACATGCTCTTGACGTATGAAACGGTCTATATCAAACCGGATCACGGGACATACGGCAACGGAGTCATGAGAGCAGAACTTAGAAGCCTGTCCTCGGCATCCAAAAGCGGAGATCTGACAAAGTCCGAATCGGAGAACATCGAGCTAGTCCAGAAGTCCGTCTATATTCTCCGTTACGGCACGCAAGCCAAGGTGTTCCGCTCTGTAGAGGAACTGCACCGGGCCATATCCGATCGCATCGGAAGCCGTCTGTATATTATTCAAAAAGGAATTGATCTTCTAAAGTATAAAAAACGCCCCTTCGACCTTCGGGTGCTCGTTCAATCAACGCCTCAGGGAAATTGGGAGACTACAGGACTATTGACCAGAATGGCCGCCCCGCAAAAAATCATTACCAACTACCACAGCGGAGGACAGGTTCTGGCTCCACATGAGCCGCTTGGCAGCCATATGAGCGCCGGCGAACTGGAACGTACCCTGAAGAAGCTGGCTAATCTGGGGGTTCGCGTAGGAAGCGGGATGCAATCGGCTTATCCGGGCATTCGTGAACTCGGTCTCGATGTGGCCATCGACAATCATCATGAGATCTGGATTATTGAGATCAATACGATGCCTTCCCTCATTGCATTCAAGAAATTCTCAGATCCTTCAACCTATCGAAAAATCCGCCGCTATGCATCTCATTACGGCCGATCCGGCTTCAGTCCCGATTCAAGCCTTCGCCGCCATCCGCCCGTCTAA
- the gyrB gene encoding DNA topoisomerase (ATP-hydrolyzing) subunit B, translated as MSMNQPTYDESQIQVLEGLEAVRKRPGMYIGSTSVKGLHHLVWEVVDNSIDEALAGYCTQIQVIVHEDNSVTVIDNGRGIPVGENTKLKKSTLEVVMTVLHAGGKFGGGGYKVSGGLHGVGISVVNALSEKVIVTVKREGHIYQQEYRRGVPQYEIRTIGETEETGTKTTFSPDPEIFTETTVFEYSTLLTRIRELAFLNKGIEITLKDERTGISNSFKYDGGIMEYVKFLNEKKEVLHEEPIYVGGSREMIQVEVALQYNDSYTENIYSFANNINTHEGGTHESGFKSALTRIINDYARKSGMIKDNSSNLTGDDVREGLTAIISVKIPEPQFEGQTKTKLGNSEVRGIVESLFGEKLQEFLEENPAVSRRILEKSLQASRAREAARKARELTRRKSALEVSALPGKLADCSSKDASISELFIVEGDSAGGSAKQGRDRHFQAILPLRGKILNVEKARLDRILSNAEIRAIITALGTGIGDDFDLSKARYHKVVIMTDADVDGAHIRTLLLTFFYRYMRKIVEAGYIYIAQPPLFKVERNKTVRYAGSETERDEIIASFGENAKFNIQRYKGLGEMNAAQLWETTMDPESRSMLQVTIEDAILADGIFDTLMGDNVEPRRDFIHEHAKTVKNLDI; from the coding sequence ATGTCAATGAATCAACCGACATATGATGAGAGCCAGATTCAGGTGCTTGAGGGGCTGGAAGCCGTCCGCAAGCGTCCCGGCATGTACATCGGTTCCACCAGTGTAAAGGGCTTACACCATCTCGTGTGGGAAGTCGTGGATAACAGTATCGACGAGGCGCTGGCCGGATACTGTACCCAAATCCAGGTGATCGTACATGAGGATAACAGCGTCACCGTTATCGACAACGGGCGCGGAATCCCGGTTGGCGAGAATACGAAGCTTAAGAAATCCACGCTCGAAGTCGTCATGACCGTCCTGCATGCGGGCGGCAAATTCGGCGGTGGCGGATATAAGGTGTCCGGCGGTCTGCACGGGGTAGGTATTTCCGTCGTGAATGCCCTTTCGGAGAAAGTTATCGTTACGGTTAAGCGCGAAGGCCATATTTACCAGCAGGAATACCGTAGAGGCGTGCCGCAGTATGAGATCCGCACGATCGGTGAAACGGAAGAAACCGGAACCAAGACGACGTTCTCGCCGGACCCGGAGATTTTTACCGAAACGACCGTTTTCGAATACAGCACGCTGCTTACCCGTATCCGTGAGCTGGCGTTCCTCAACAAGGGTATTGAAATCACGCTGAAGGATGAACGCACAGGCATTTCCAACAGCTTCAAATACGATGGCGGCATCATGGAATATGTGAAATTTCTCAACGAGAAGAAGGAAGTGCTGCATGAAGAGCCGATTTATGTCGGCGGATCCCGCGAAATGATCCAGGTCGAAGTGGCTCTGCAGTACAATGATTCCTACACGGAGAATATTTATTCGTTCGCCAACAACATCAATACCCATGAAGGCGGAACGCATGAATCGGGCTTCAAAAGCGCGCTGACGCGCATCATCAACGATTATGCCCGCAAATCCGGCATGATTAAGGATAACAGCTCCAATCTAACGGGGGACGATGTCCGCGAGGGTCTGACGGCGATTATCTCCGTCAAAATTCCTGAGCCCCAGTTCGAAGGACAGACCAAAACCAAGCTCGGCAATAGCGAAGTACGCGGGATCGTCGAGTCGCTGTTCGGCGAGAAGCTGCAGGAATTCCTCGAAGAGAACCCGGCCGTCTCGCGCCGGATTCTGGAGAAGTCGCTGCAGGCCTCCCGCGCCCGTGAAGCGGCCCGCAAGGCCCGCGAGCTGACGCGCCGCAAGAGCGCGCTTGAAGTCAGCGCCCTTCCGGGCAAGCTGGCGGACTGCTCCTCCAAGGACGCTTCGATCAGTGAACTGTTCATCGTCGAAGGGGACTCCGCCGGCGGATCGGCCAAACAGGGCCGTGACCGTCATTTTCAGGCGATTCTCCCGCTTCGGGGCAAGATCCTGAACGTGGAGAAGGCAAGACTGGACCGAATCTTGTCCAATGCGGAAATCCGGGCCATTATTACGGCGCTTGGAACGGGGATTGGCGATGACTTCGATCTGTCCAAAGCCCGCTATCACAAAGTGGTCATCATGACTGACGCGGACGTCGACGGCGCGCATATCCGGACCCTGCTGCTGACCTTCTTCTACCGGTACATGCGGAAGATTGTCGAAGCCGGCTATATTTATATCGCCCAGCCGCCGCTCTTTAAGGTGGAGCGCAACAAAACCGTGCGGTACGCCGGCAGTGAAACGGAGCGGGATGAAATCATCGCTTCCTTCGGCGAGAATGCCAAATTCAACATCCAGCGCTACAAAGGTCTCGGTGAAATGAATGCCGCCCAGCTCTGGGAGACGACGATGGATCCGGAGAGCCGCAGCATGCTTCAGGTCACGATTGAAGACGCCATCCTCGCGGACGGCATCTTCGATACTTTGATGGGTGACAATGTGGAGCCGCGACGCGACTTTATCCATGAACACGCCAAGACCGTCAAAAATCTGGATATTTAA
- the remB gene encoding extracellular matrix regulator RemB, whose product MYIHLGGEKIIRSSEMIAIFDISIEKSSKLSKQFVTAALQDKRLERIGEEEAKSIVVTQNAVYYSPISSSTLKKRSNILADS is encoded by the coding sequence ATGTACATTCATTTGGGCGGGGAAAAAATAATCCGGTCATCCGAAATGATCGCTATTTTTGATATATCCATAGAGAAATCCTCCAAGCTGTCCAAACAGTTCGTGACTGCTGCTCTTCAGGATAAAAGGCTTGAGCGGATCGGCGAAGAAGAAGCGAAATCGATAGTCGTTACACAGAACGCCGTGTATTATTCCCCCATTTCTTCTTCCACTCTCAAGAAACGCTCCAATATATTGGCCGACAGCTGA
- the dnaA gene encoding chromosomal replication initiator protein DnaA has product MESHTSELWQQILSIIQTKLSKPSFDTWFKATKAISLNAQSLIISAPTTFAVEWLESRYTKLVGATVYEVTGKQVDVKFVIEENKPAEPVVQVSPGPPAVSREEAQTHMLNPKYTFDTFVIGSGNRFAHAASLAVAEAPAKAYNPLFLYGGVGLGKTHLMHAIGHYILEHNPSNKVIYISSEKFTNEFINSIRDNRGESFRNKYRNVDILLIDDIQFLAGKESTQEEFFHTFNALHEERKQIIISSDRPPKEIPTLEERLRSRFEWGLITDIQPPDLETRIAILRKKAKAENLDIPNEAMMYIANQIDTNIRELEGALIRVVAYSSLTNQDVTTHLAAEALKDIIPSSRPKMITIQDIQQRVGEYYNLRLEDFKARKRTKAVAFPRQIAMYLSRELTDYSLPKIGEAFGGRDHTTVIHAHEKISQSLKVDQDLYKVVNNISEKIKNPS; this is encoded by the coding sequence GTGGAAAGCCATACTTCCGAATTATGGCAGCAGATTTTATCAATTATCCAAACCAAACTAAGCAAGCCCAGCTTCGACACCTGGTTTAAGGCAACCAAAGCGATTTCCCTCAATGCGCAGTCGCTGATTATCTCGGCGCCGACGACGTTTGCGGTTGAATGGCTGGAGAGCAGGTATACGAAGCTGGTCGGAGCTACTGTATATGAAGTAACCGGCAAGCAGGTCGACGTCAAGTTTGTGATCGAAGAGAACAAGCCCGCCGAGCCTGTCGTGCAGGTATCCCCCGGACCTCCCGCTGTCTCCCGCGAAGAAGCCCAGACGCATATGCTGAACCCCAAATATACGTTCGATACGTTCGTTATCGGTTCCGGCAACCGGTTCGCGCACGCTGCTTCGCTAGCTGTAGCGGAAGCGCCGGCCAAAGCTTACAATCCCCTGTTCTTGTACGGAGGGGTGGGACTCGGCAAAACCCATTTGATGCACGCGATCGGCCATTACATTTTGGAGCATAATCCCAGCAATAAGGTAATCTACATTTCGTCAGAGAAATTCACGAATGAGTTCATCAATTCGATCCGTGACAACCGCGGCGAAAGCTTCCGCAACAAATACCGGAACGTAGACATCCTGCTGATTGACGACATTCAATTCCTGGCGGGGAAGGAATCGACCCAGGAGGAATTTTTCCATACATTCAACGCCCTGCATGAAGAGCGCAAGCAGATCATCATCTCCAGCGACCGTCCGCCAAAGGAAATTCCGACGCTTGAGGAACGATTGCGTTCAAGGTTCGAATGGGGCCTGATCACCGATATTCAGCCTCCGGATCTGGAGACACGAATCGCTATTCTTCGCAAGAAGGCGAAGGCGGAGAATCTGGATATTCCGAATGAAGCGATGATGTATATCGCCAACCAGATCGATACTAACATCCGTGAGCTGGAAGGCGCTCTCATTCGGGTTGTCGCCTATTCATCCCTGACAAATCAGGATGTAACGACGCATCTGGCCGCCGAAGCGCTGAAGGATATTATCCCATCCAGCCGGCCGAAGATGATCACGATTCAGGACATTCAGCAGAGGGTCGGCGAATATTACAATCTAAGGCTGGAGGATTTCAAGGCGCGCAAGCGGACGAAAGCTGTCGCATTTCCTCGGCAGATCGCCATGTATCTATCCCGAGAGCTGACGGATTATTCGCTGCCGAAGATCGGAGAAGCCTTTGGAGGAAGAGACCATACAACGGTCATTCATGCCCATGAGAAGATCAGCCAATCGCTCAAGGTCGATCAGGATCTATATAAAGTGGTCAACAATATTTCAGAGAAAATTAAAAATCCTTCCTGA